A genomic segment from Sorangium aterium encodes:
- a CDS encoding LysR family transcriptional regulator codes for MDRFLALRVFCKVADSGSFSRAARELSMTQSAASRGIADLESRLGLRLFERTTRRVALTLEGRAYYEQIEEHVRALEDAELRAASGFGDLAGRVKLSAPGALGRRLLLPELVRIMHESPGLVVDAALTDQRVDLVAGAFDFALRVGVRSEPSFIERTLGTSPQWLVGSAGLFAGKPAPTSMSELAAVRVVASGGVRDLEKLGLSVRLTTDDIETNLRAVEAGLGVSVLPRWLVARRVQEGRLIRLLPRLALPSPPLVVVYPRRLRRVARQVLERIERHLQKELTFDG; via the coding sequence ATGGATCGATTCCTCGCGCTGCGCGTGTTCTGCAAGGTGGCGGACAGCGGCAGCTTCTCGCGGGCGGCGCGCGAGCTCTCCATGACGCAATCGGCCGCGAGCCGCGGGATCGCCGATCTCGAGTCGCGGCTGGGGCTGCGGCTGTTCGAGCGCACCACCCGGCGCGTCGCGCTCACCCTGGAGGGGCGCGCGTACTACGAGCAGATCGAGGAGCACGTGCGCGCGCTGGAGGACGCGGAGCTCCGCGCCGCCTCCGGCTTCGGGGACCTCGCGGGCCGCGTGAAGCTCTCGGCGCCTGGGGCGCTCGGCCGCCGCCTCCTCTTGCCGGAGCTCGTGCGGATCATGCACGAGTCGCCGGGGCTCGTCGTGGACGCCGCGCTCACCGATCAGCGGGTCGACCTCGTGGCAGGCGCGTTCGATTTCGCGCTTCGCGTCGGCGTCCGCAGCGAGCCGTCGTTCATCGAGCGAACGCTGGGGACCTCGCCCCAGTGGCTCGTCGGGAGCGCCGGCCTGTTCGCGGGCAAGCCGGCGCCGACATCCATGTCGGAGCTCGCGGCGGTGCGGGTCGTGGCGAGCGGCGGGGTGCGCGATCTCGAGAAGCTGGGGCTCTCCGTCAGGCTCACGACCGACGACATCGAGACGAACCTCAGGGCCGTGGAAGCAGGGCTCGGCGTGAGCGTGCTCCCGCGCTGGCTGGTCGCGCGTCGGGTCCAGGAAGGGCGCTTGATCCGCCTCTTGCCCAGGCTCGCGCTGCCGAGCCCGCCCCTCGTCGTCGTCTACCCCCGGCGGCTCCGGCGCGTGGCGCGCCAGGTGCTGGAGCGGATAGAGCGGCACCTCCAGAAGGAGCTCACCTTCGACGGATGA
- a CDS encoding MBL fold metallo-hydrolase produces MSRHTFRFVSRALLASALLLGACAEPLPAPEDPPASTHGAVRATLGKPIRLQAMEALLDQAGPITVETVVSARWETSRAGLINLAHERAAGLTDGAEPVDITFHALAHPSRGLYLIDTGASQALAASDHPLRTGPVGQALNFGALRVEAGLGAWRGERALAGVLLTHLHIDHVLGLPDVARDVPIFVGPGESTFESPFHALTQSTVDQLLEGRAPLEEWAFGGERVIDVLGDASLFALSAPGHTPGSVAYVARTPDGPVLFTGDVCHTAWGWRNDVEPGYFSSDPAGSAESLAFLRALAARHTSMQVRLGHQSL; encoded by the coding sequence ATGTCCAGACACACCTTCCGCTTCGTATCCCGCGCTCTCCTCGCCTCCGCGCTCCTGCTCGGCGCGTGCGCCGAGCCGCTCCCCGCGCCCGAGGACCCGCCGGCGTCGACGCACGGCGCGGTGAGGGCCACGCTCGGCAAGCCGATCCGGCTGCAGGCGATGGAGGCGCTCCTCGATCAGGCGGGTCCCATCACCGTCGAGACCGTCGTCAGCGCGCGGTGGGAGACCAGCCGCGCCGGGCTCATCAACCTGGCCCACGAGCGCGCCGCCGGCCTGACCGACGGCGCCGAGCCGGTCGACATCACCTTTCACGCGCTCGCGCACCCGTCCCGGGGCTTGTACCTCATCGACACGGGCGCGTCGCAGGCGCTCGCGGCGAGCGACCATCCCCTCCGCACCGGCCCCGTGGGACAGGCGCTCAACTTCGGCGCCTTGCGGGTGGAGGCCGGCCTCGGCGCCTGGCGCGGCGAGAGGGCGCTGGCCGGCGTGCTCCTCACGCACCTGCACATCGACCACGTGCTCGGCCTGCCCGACGTGGCGCGCGACGTCCCGATCTTCGTCGGACCCGGCGAGTCCACGTTCGAGAGCCCGTTCCATGCCCTCACCCAGTCCACCGTGGACCAGCTCCTCGAGGGCCGCGCGCCCCTCGAGGAGTGGGCCTTCGGCGGCGAGCGCGTGATCGACGTGCTCGGCGACGCCTCGCTCTTCGCGCTCTCGGCGCCGGGGCACACGCCGGGCTCGGTCGCCTACGTCGCGCGGACGCCCGACGGCCCGGTGCTCTTCACCGGCGACGTGTGCCACACGGCCTGGGGCTGGCGGAACGACGTCGAGCCCGGGTATTTCTCGTCCGACCCTGCCGGGAGCGCCGAGAGCCTGGCCTTCCTCCGCGCCCTCGCCGCCCGCCACACGTCGATGCAGGTGCGCCTCGGGCACCAGTCGCTGTGA
- a CDS encoding LysR family transcriptional regulator, translating to MDISWDDARLFLAVAEAGSLSAAARKLQMTQPTVSRRLAELEACLGEPLFDRGVAGTALTAYGAGLVEPAQRMADWAAELTRAAERRHAPTGVVRVTAPPGVAHGFLVPFAAAFSRRAPAIELHVVSTVRPLDLTRREADLALRLGVPADEESVASVDIELRAFASEPYAARVAGKTDPAELAWIGWAPPLDDLSPNSALARLIPGWRPSFASDDYLVQIRACELGLGAMMLAREHPRFRRHPPLVELKVDLPPARRPLVLLCPRSARAIPRVRAVLEPLAESLRAWRPPKARGARR from the coding sequence ATGGATATCTCGTGGGACGACGCGCGGCTGTTCCTCGCGGTGGCGGAGGCAGGCAGCCTGAGCGCCGCCGCGCGCAAGCTGCAGATGACCCAGCCCACGGTGAGCCGGCGGCTCGCGGAGCTGGAGGCGTGCCTCGGCGAGCCCCTCTTCGACCGCGGCGTGGCCGGCACGGCGCTGACGGCGTACGGGGCCGGCCTCGTCGAGCCCGCGCAGCGGATGGCCGACTGGGCCGCCGAGCTGACCCGCGCGGCGGAGCGGCGGCACGCGCCCACGGGCGTGGTCCGGGTGACGGCGCCCCCCGGCGTCGCGCACGGCTTCCTCGTCCCGTTCGCGGCGGCCTTCTCGCGGCGCGCGCCGGCGATCGAGCTGCACGTCGTGTCCACGGTGCGCCCGCTCGACCTGACGAGGCGGGAAGCCGATCTGGCGCTGCGGCTGGGCGTCCCCGCCGACGAGGAGAGCGTCGCCTCGGTCGACATCGAGCTGCGCGCCTTCGCGTCGGAGCCGTACGCAGCGCGGGTGGCGGGCAAGACCGATCCCGCGGAGCTCGCCTGGATCGGCTGGGCGCCGCCGCTCGATGACCTCTCGCCGAACAGCGCGCTCGCCCGCCTGATCCCGGGGTGGCGCCCGTCGTTCGCGTCCGACGACTACCTCGTTCAGATCCGCGCGTGCGAGCTGGGGCTCGGCGCGATGATGCTCGCGCGCGAGCACCCGCGCTTCCGGAGGCACCCGCCGCTCGTGGAGCTGAAGGTGGACCTGCCGCCCGCGCGACGCCCGCTCGTCCTGCTCTGCCCGCGCAGCGCCCGCGCCATTCCGCGGGTGCGCGCGGTGCTCGAGCCGCTCGCGGAGAGCCTGCGCGCGTGGCGCCCGCCGAAGGCGAGGGGCGCTCGGCGCTGA
- a CDS encoding 5'-nucleotidase C-terminal domain-containing protein: MTAAAHALPRGPALRIVCVNDVYLLDNLPRLATLVRRHAAAPVDRFITVMAGDFLAPSLLSSLDHGRGMVDCMNALPITHTIFGNHEADVELPELRARVQEFRGTWLNTNMPSFSPALPTHEILDVSSPGGRAVRIGLLGLLVHVQGLYRRDAFGGITIEPANEAALRWTRRLLRDEGCACVIPITHQSRDQDLALARAQRDPRFPVILGGHEHEVMLDDVDGCWVVKAGTDAESAAIIDLVWPAMAPPAGVPDLPVVTVRIEEVGAYPEDPAMRARVDRHMQIVRDLDAATLLRLPPGSELSSVGTRVQQTSLGALLCSRIRDALGAEGCLFNGGGIRGGRVYRERFTYGDLKAEVPFSNEVVVTLLPGRVVREAVAASRSRAPAQHAGYLQIDDRMATDARGVLSAIDGLPLVDDRAYRIALPRGLLGGMDDIAPLVHFAQEHPEKVPPADSGREPKLVLVESFAADLVRQLGAFETIDADGDGRVSAEELRAAVSRTTSETPSEVVVGEMMKALDRDGDKRVTRGEVDALSSSPPSGARGRDRSDP, translated from the coding sequence ATGACCGCCGCCGCACACGCCCTGCCCAGAGGCCCCGCTCTGCGGATCGTCTGCGTGAACGACGTGTACTTGCTCGACAACCTCCCGCGCCTCGCGACCCTGGTGCGGCGCCACGCCGCCGCGCCCGTGGATCGCTTCATCACCGTGATGGCCGGCGATTTCCTCGCGCCGAGCCTGCTGTCGAGCCTCGATCACGGCAGGGGCATGGTCGACTGCATGAACGCGCTGCCGATCACCCACACCATCTTCGGCAACCACGAGGCCGACGTCGAGCTGCCGGAGCTCAGGGCGCGGGTGCAGGAGTTCCGGGGCACGTGGCTCAACACCAACATGCCCTCGTTCTCTCCGGCGCTGCCGACGCACGAGATCCTCGACGTCTCGAGCCCCGGCGGGCGCGCTGTCCGGATCGGCCTGCTCGGCCTGCTCGTGCACGTGCAGGGCCTTTATCGGCGGGATGCGTTCGGGGGGATCACCATCGAGCCGGCGAACGAGGCGGCCCTGCGCTGGACCCGCCGGCTCCTCCGCGACGAGGGGTGCGCGTGCGTGATCCCGATCACGCACCAGAGCCGCGACCAGGACCTCGCGCTCGCGCGGGCGCAGCGCGATCCGCGCTTTCCCGTGATCCTCGGCGGGCACGAGCACGAGGTGATGCTCGACGACGTGGACGGCTGCTGGGTCGTGAAGGCCGGCACCGACGCGGAGAGCGCTGCGATCATCGACCTCGTGTGGCCGGCCATGGCGCCGCCTGCAGGGGTGCCCGACCTGCCCGTGGTCACCGTCCGGATCGAGGAGGTCGGCGCCTACCCCGAGGATCCGGCGATGCGCGCGCGCGTCGACCGCCACATGCAGATCGTTCGCGATCTCGACGCGGCCACGCTCCTCCGGCTCCCGCCGGGGAGCGAGCTCTCGTCCGTCGGGACGCGGGTGCAGCAGACCTCGCTCGGAGCGCTGCTCTGCTCGCGGATCCGGGACGCCCTCGGGGCGGAGGGGTGCCTCTTCAACGGCGGGGGCATCCGCGGCGGTCGCGTGTACCGGGAGCGCTTCACCTACGGGGATCTCAAGGCCGAGGTGCCCTTCAGCAACGAGGTGGTGGTGACCCTCCTGCCTGGCCGCGTCGTCCGCGAGGCCGTCGCCGCGTCGCGGTCGCGCGCCCCCGCCCAGCACGCCGGTTACCTCCAGATCGACGACCGGATGGCGACGGACGCCCGCGGCGTCCTGAGCGCGATCGACGGCCTCCCGCTGGTCGACGATCGCGCGTACCGGATCGCCCTCCCGCGCGGGCTCCTCGGCGGCATGGATGACATCGCGCCGCTGGTCCACTTCGCCCAGGAGCACCCGGAGAAGGTGCCGCCGGCGGACAGCGGGCGCGAGCCAAAGCTCGTGCTCGTCGAGTCGTTCGCCGCGGACCTCGTCCGCCAGCTCGGGGCCTTCGAGACGATCGACGCCGACGGGGACGGTCGCGTCTCGGCCGAGGAGCTGAGGGCCGCCGTCTCGAGGACGACCTCCGAGACGCCGTCCGAGGTGGTCGTCGGCGAGATGATGAAGGCGCTCGATCGCGATGGCGACAAGCGCGTGACGCGCGGCGAGGTCGACGCGCTGTCCTCCTCGCCGCCCTCGGGCGCGAGGGGGCGCGATCGATCCGATCCGTGA
- a CDS encoding siderophore-interacting protein codes for MASGKGRLLGLLGGLVLTEAKVQAVDAPHPLYRHVVLEGEGLRTGSWQPGDKIQVLLPSNDVRTYTPIDWSDGRTTLLLHAHGSAPGARWTEAVRPGDVVRFVGPQRSLRLGGVGLLTGDETSLGVAASARRLGAHAVLRVANVPAAEAAARSLDVSVDLAGSDEEAAALLRERAAGVATAVACGGGAWVQRAREVLRAAGVREVRAKAYWIAGKTGID; via the coding sequence ATGGCATCCGGAAAAGGTCGCTTGCTCGGGCTCCTCGGCGGGCTGGTGCTGACCGAGGCGAAGGTGCAGGCCGTGGACGCGCCCCACCCGCTCTACCGGCACGTGGTGCTCGAGGGCGAGGGGCTGCGCACGGGCAGCTGGCAGCCCGGCGACAAGATCCAGGTGCTCCTCCCCTCGAACGACGTGCGGACGTACACCCCGATCGACTGGTCGGACGGTCGGACCACGCTGCTCCTCCACGCGCACGGGAGCGCGCCGGGCGCGCGGTGGACGGAGGCCGTCCGCCCCGGCGACGTCGTGCGGTTCGTCGGCCCGCAACGCTCCCTCCGTCTGGGAGGCGTGGGCCTCCTGACCGGCGACGAGACCTCGCTCGGGGTGGCGGCCTCGGCGCGCCGCCTCGGCGCCCACGCCGTGCTCCGGGTGGCGAACGTCCCCGCGGCGGAGGCGGCGGCGCGATCGCTCGACGTCTCCGTGGACCTTGCGGGGTCCGACGAGGAGGCCGCCGCATTGCTCCGCGAGCGCGCGGCGGGCGTCGCCACGGCGGTGGCCTGCGGCGGCGGCGCGTGGGTCCAGCGGGCCCGGGAGGTGCTCCGGGCGGCCGGGGTGCGGGAGGTGCGCGCCAAGGCCTACTGGATCGCGGGGAAGACCGGGATCGACTGA
- a CDS encoding PfkB family carbohydrate kinase — translation MASNLASAGRSTAARVAPSRVVTLDVICAGEALWDLAPPGGASLRFRPSGGAVNAAVALARSGLRVGLAAALGDNAPGRALLARVAAVGVDVAGVALIPARQGLIVLEDTGGARHMVAHRAEDDLPLSVPEGWAAPVLLLSGISPALAPIAALCRAARAARRTGTVVVVDLNARWRLWAGRDPRVLHALLREADVVRCSAADLVGLGLDDAQVRAAMRPSATLVLTQGAGAARAAGPFGEIALAPPVVAQARAAGAGDAFTAAICAEIARAGDHGPERSDLWARAIQRGHAAASAKVGRR, via the coding sequence ATGGCATCCAATCTTGCGAGCGCTGGGCGGTCCACGGCGGCGCGGGTCGCGCCGTCGCGGGTGGTGACCCTGGACGTCATCTGCGCCGGTGAGGCCCTCTGGGACCTCGCGCCTCCGGGCGGGGCCTCGCTGCGGTTCCGGCCAAGCGGCGGGGCGGTGAACGCAGCGGTCGCGCTCGCGCGGAGCGGGCTCCGCGTCGGGCTCGCGGCGGCGCTCGGCGACAACGCCCCGGGCCGGGCGCTCCTGGCGCGGGTCGCGGCGGTCGGCGTCGACGTCGCGGGTGTGGCGCTGATCCCGGCCCGCCAGGGGCTCATCGTGCTGGAGGACACCGGCGGGGCGCGGCACATGGTCGCCCACCGCGCAGAGGACGATCTGCCCCTCTCGGTGCCCGAGGGGTGGGCGGCGCCGGTGCTGCTGCTCTCGGGGATCTCTCCGGCGCTCGCGCCCATCGCCGCGCTCTGCCGCGCCGCGCGGGCCGCGCGCCGCACGGGCACCGTCGTCGTCGTCGACCTCAACGCGCGATGGCGCCTCTGGGCCGGGCGCGATCCGCGCGTGCTCCACGCCCTGCTGCGCGAGGCCGACGTGGTGCGGTGCAGCGCGGCGGACCTCGTCGGGCTGGGGCTCGACGACGCCCAGGTGCGCGCCGCCATGCGGCCGAGCGCGACCCTGGTGCTCACCCAGGGCGCAGGCGCAGCCCGCGCCGCCGGCCCCTTCGGCGAGATCGCGCTCGCCCCGCCCGTCGTGGCCCAGGCCCGCGCGGCGGGCGCGGGCGACGCGTTCACGGCCGCGATCTGCGCCGAGATCGCCCGCGCCGGCGACCACGGGCCGGAGCGCTCCGATCTCTGGGCCCGCGCGATCCAGCGCGGTCACGCCGCGGCGAGCGCGAAGGTCGGCCGGCGTTGA
- a CDS encoding monooxygenase, translating into MRLLIHFVLPSATALLLGCSPEASPGASTPTFHRDIEPLLQKSCLGCHAQGGTAPVSLASYESAKALAPVIADETEARRMPPWGALPTDECAPPRPFRGDLHLSLDEIALLRAWSDAGAPEGDPADAPAPTTPVAAGLSRTDLELSPKAPFAAAEGSDSFRCFVLDPGLTEQAWVQGYDVLPGSRAVVHHALLFIDVNRESEALGGESGSYECFGDARLSEPSLLGAWAPGTQAFELPPDIGISVPANALLVMQVHYHSKPGEKPSPDATRVALRLMDEKPSRALSHLMLGNAEAPFRDGTGLLPGPGDRGSVEFRIPAGARGHVERMRYTIDFPIPEISIYGAGVHMHRAGVDLKVDQIRADPRGDEADRECLVQTPAWDYNWQRLYSYDAPIDELPTLRSGDTIELRCTYDNSTENPALAAQLIEERLPAPQDIVLGESTLDEMCVAFLPVVHPNP; encoded by the coding sequence ATGCGTCTTCTCATCCACTTCGTTTTGCCCTCCGCCACGGCGCTCCTCCTCGGCTGTTCCCCCGAGGCGTCGCCGGGCGCGAGCACCCCGACATTCCACAGGGACATCGAGCCGCTGCTCCAGAAGAGCTGCCTCGGCTGCCACGCGCAGGGCGGCACCGCGCCGGTGAGCCTGGCCTCGTACGAGAGCGCGAAGGCGCTCGCGCCGGTCATCGCCGACGAGACCGAGGCGCGGCGGATGCCGCCGTGGGGCGCCCTGCCGACCGACGAGTGCGCGCCCCCTCGCCCGTTCCGGGGGGACCTGCACCTCTCCCTCGACGAGATCGCCCTGCTCCGCGCCTGGAGCGACGCCGGCGCGCCCGAGGGGGATCCCGCGGACGCCCCGGCCCCCACTACCCCCGTCGCGGCAGGCCTGTCGCGAACGGACCTCGAGCTCTCGCCCAAAGCCCCCTTCGCCGCTGCGGAGGGATCCGACAGCTTCCGCTGCTTCGTCCTCGATCCGGGGCTCACGGAGCAGGCGTGGGTCCAGGGCTACGACGTGCTGCCGGGGAGCCGCGCCGTCGTGCACCACGCGCTGCTCTTCATCGACGTGAACCGCGAGAGCGAGGCGCTCGGCGGCGAGAGCGGCAGCTACGAGTGCTTCGGCGACGCGCGCCTCTCCGAGCCGTCGCTGCTCGGCGCCTGGGCGCCCGGCACGCAGGCGTTCGAGCTGCCGCCGGACATCGGCATCTCGGTGCCGGCGAACGCGCTGCTCGTGATGCAGGTCCACTACCACTCGAAGCCCGGCGAGAAGCCCTCGCCCGACGCGACCCGGGTCGCGCTCCGCCTCATGGACGAGAAGCCGAGCCGCGCGCTCTCGCACCTGATGCTCGGCAACGCCGAGGCGCCGTTCCGGGACGGCACCGGGCTCCTGCCCGGGCCGGGCGACCGCGGGAGCGTCGAGTTCCGGATCCCGGCCGGCGCCCGGGGGCACGTGGAGCGGATGCGGTACACCATCGACTTCCCGATCCCCGAGATCTCGATCTACGGCGCCGGCGTCCACATGCACCGGGCCGGCGTCGACCTCAAGGTCGACCAGATCCGCGCCGATCCGCGGGGCGATGAGGCCGACCGCGAGTGCCTCGTCCAGACGCCCGCGTGGGACTACAACTGGCAGCGGCTCTACAGCTACGACGCGCCCATCGACGAGCTGCCAACGCTGCGGTCGGGCGACACGATCGAGCTCCGCTGCACGTACGACAACTCCACGGAGAACCCGGCGCTCGCGGCGCAGCTCATCGAGGAGCGCCTGCCCGCGCCGCAGGACATCGTCCTCGGCGAGTCGACGCTCGACGAGATGTGCGTGGCGTTCCTGCCTGTCGTCCACCCGAACCCCTGA
- a CDS encoding TIR domain-containing protein translates to MGRARRLRVVISSSPEDTVLTSQLLAHLRALERSRSVDIWTDGDIPPGADARAAMEEALAAADVALLLVSASYLASGLMRLKLTRKGAEERERLRRMR, encoded by the coding sequence ATGGGACGAGCTCGCCGGCTCCGGGTCGTGATCAGCTCCAGCCCCGAGGACACCGTGCTCACCTCGCAGCTCCTCGCGCACCTCCGCGCCTTAGAGCGCTCTCGCAGTGTCGACATCTGGACCGACGGCGACATCCCTCCGGGCGCTGATGCGCGGGCGGCCATGGAGGAAGCCCTCGCCGCCGCCGATGTGGCTTTGCTTCTTGTCAGCGCCTCCTATCTCGCCTCCGGTCTCATGAGGCTGAAGCTCACCCGCAAGGGCGCCGAAGAGCGGGAGCGCCTGCGCCGGATGAGATGA
- a CDS encoding glutathione S-transferase family protein: MITLYQAPAAWGVPNISPFCLKLETWLRMVGLPYEVRSADPRRAPKGKIPYADIDGCTMGDSQLIIEQLERAHGNKLDAHLTAEARARGHVIRRMLEEAFYWMVVFVRWSEPEGWAAYRPVFLPLMPRVVGGVIVELLRKRMTGMLRAQGTGRHSREEIYAQGKADLDAIATLLGDLPFMLGTEPSSVDATVYALLASVLRFPVDSPLKRHAEAQPNLVSYCERMRQRYYADWNPPA, from the coding sequence ATGATCACCCTCTACCAGGCCCCCGCCGCGTGGGGCGTCCCGAACATCAGCCCCTTCTGCCTCAAGCTCGAGACCTGGCTGCGCATGGTCGGCCTCCCCTACGAGGTGCGCTCCGCCGACCCGCGCCGCGCGCCAAAGGGCAAGATCCCCTATGCCGACATCGACGGCTGTACCATGGGCGACTCGCAGCTCATCATCGAGCAGCTGGAGCGCGCCCACGGCAACAAGCTCGATGCCCACCTCACCGCGGAGGCGCGCGCTCGAGGCCATGTGATCAGGCGCATGCTCGAAGAGGCGTTCTACTGGATGGTGGTGTTCGTCCGCTGGAGCGAGCCCGAGGGGTGGGCCGCCTACCGCCCCGTCTTCCTTCCGCTCATGCCGCGGGTCGTCGGCGGCGTGATCGTCGAGCTCTTGCGCAAAAGGATGACCGGCATGCTCCGCGCGCAGGGCACGGGGCGCCACAGCCGCGAGGAGATCTATGCCCAGGGCAAGGCGGACCTCGACGCCATCGCCACCCTGCTCGGCGACCTGCCCTTCATGCTCGGGACCGAGCCGAGCTCGGTGGACGCGACCGTGTACGCCCTCCTCGCCAGCGTGCTCCGCTTCCCCGTCGATTCCCCGCTGAAGCGCCACGCCGAGGCCCAGCCCAACCTCGTTTCCTACTGTGAGCGCATGCGGCAACGCTACTATGCCGACTGGAACCCTCCCGCCTGA
- a CDS encoding hybrid sensor histidine kinase/response regulator produces MKQQQEQLWLDDFIGGLPLPVLVLSPAGVATHENPAYRARFGPSADERSEIASALRGGHSSALRAALDGVSRAVPLGSISGAPFTGHYFPIRDASGAVAFVGILFVEERAAPVPAAPALTSEAHDIPEVERSLRRILDMMPQLVWSARPDGYHDFYNRRWYDYTGETPDATHGAGWNDQLHPDDQQRAWERWKRSVETGEDYQIEYRFRRADGAYRWFLGRALPTRDEAGRILRWFGTCTDVDDQKRLEQQRAEVLAQAEETSRLKDEFLAIVSHELRTPLTAILGWARMQRSRPELAPKAMEVIERNAEAQARLIEEILESSRIVTGKIRLYPRNASVNELVRTAVDAIRPAADAKAIGLQVRLDPGVGDIVCDPDRLQQVVTNLLVNAVKFTPGGGHVGLQTALRPGAVEVTVTDTGKGISATFLPYVFERFRQAEAATTRQHGGLGLGLAIVKYLVEIHGGTVRARSDGEGKGASFCVSLPVRAVALAARERSEVPSGIERPSVGTITRLDGLRVLVVDDEPDARELVTMVLREAGAQADETGSASAALEMMSRARPDVLVSDIAMPKQDGYALLRELRSRAPDLGGCVPALALTAFARPEDIVQARDAGFQLHLAKPVQPGELVAAVHRLARKGA; encoded by the coding sequence ATGAAGCAGCAGCAGGAGCAGCTGTGGCTCGACGACTTCATCGGAGGGCTCCCCCTCCCCGTCCTCGTGCTGAGCCCGGCTGGGGTCGCGACCCACGAGAACCCGGCGTATCGAGCGAGGTTCGGCCCGAGCGCCGACGAGCGCAGCGAGATCGCGTCCGCGCTGCGGGGTGGGCACTCCTCTGCGCTTCGCGCGGCGCTCGACGGCGTCTCGCGCGCCGTGCCGCTCGGCTCGATCAGCGGCGCGCCGTTCACCGGGCACTATTTCCCGATCCGCGACGCTTCAGGCGCCGTGGCGTTCGTCGGGATCCTGTTCGTCGAGGAGCGCGCCGCTCCGGTGCCGGCCGCTCCAGCGCTGACCTCCGAGGCCCACGACATCCCGGAGGTCGAGCGGAGCCTTCGCCGCATCCTCGACATGATGCCGCAGCTCGTCTGGTCGGCGCGGCCCGACGGTTATCACGATTTCTACAACCGCCGCTGGTACGACTATACCGGCGAGACGCCCGACGCCACGCACGGCGCCGGCTGGAACGACCAGCTGCACCCGGACGATCAGCAGCGCGCCTGGGAGCGGTGGAAGCGCTCCGTCGAGACGGGGGAAGACTACCAGATCGAGTACCGCTTCCGGCGCGCCGACGGCGCATACCGCTGGTTCCTGGGCCGCGCGCTGCCGACGCGCGACGAGGCAGGGCGCATCCTCCGCTGGTTCGGCACCTGCACGGACGTCGACGATCAGAAGCGCCTCGAGCAGCAGCGGGCCGAGGTCCTGGCGCAGGCCGAGGAGACCAGCCGGCTGAAGGACGAGTTCCTCGCGATCGTCTCGCACGAGCTCCGCACGCCCCTGACCGCCATCCTCGGGTGGGCGCGCATGCAGCGCTCGCGGCCGGAGCTCGCGCCCAAGGCGATGGAGGTCATCGAGCGCAACGCCGAGGCGCAGGCCAGGCTCATCGAGGAGATCCTCGAGAGCTCACGCATCGTGACCGGGAAGATCCGCCTCTACCCCAGGAACGCGAGCGTGAACGAGCTCGTCCGCACCGCGGTCGACGCCATCCGGCCGGCCGCCGACGCGAAGGCCATCGGCCTCCAGGTCCGGCTCGATCCCGGTGTCGGGGACATCGTCTGCGATCCCGATCGCCTCCAGCAGGTGGTCACGAATCTGCTGGTCAACGCCGTGAAGTTCACGCCGGGCGGCGGGCACGTCGGACTCCAGACGGCGCTCCGCCCAGGCGCCGTCGAGGTGACGGTGACGGATACCGGAAAAGGCATTTCGGCCACCTTTCTTCCGTACGTGTTCGAGCGGTTCCGTCAGGCAGAGGCGGCCACCACGCGTCAGCACGGCGGACTCGGTCTCGGGCTGGCGATCGTCAAATACCTCGTCGAGATCCACGGCGGCACCGTCCGCGCGCGGAGCGACGGCGAGGGGAAAGGGGCGTCCTTCTGCGTGAGTTTGCCGGTGCGGGCCGTGGCCCTGGCGGCGAGAGAGCGCTCCGAGGTCCCGTCCGGGATCGAGCGTCCCTCGGTCGGGACGATCACCCGGCTCGACGGGCTGCGCGTGCTCGTCGTCGACGACGAGCCGGACGCGCGGGAGCTCGTCACCATGGTGCTGCGCGAGGCAGGCGCCCAGGCGGACGAGACCGGCTCGGCCTCGGCCGCGCTGGAGATGATGAGTCGCGCTCGGCCCGATGTGCTCGTCAGCGACATCGCCATGCCGAAGCAGGATGGCTACGCCCTCCTTCGCGAGCTCCGATCCCGCGCTCCGGACCTCGGTGGCTGCGTGCCGGCGCTGGCGCTCACCGCGTTCGCCCGGCCCGAGGACATCGTTCAGGCCCGCGACGCCGGGTTCCAGCTCCACCTCGCCAAGCCGGTCCAGCCGGGTGAGCTCGTGGCGGCGGTCCATCGGCTCGCGCGCAAAGGCGCCTGA